Part of the Zingiber officinale cultivar Zhangliang chromosome 8A, Zo_v1.1, whole genome shotgun sequence genome, GGAGGAGGAGCCGGTCTCGCCTGGTTGGAGGTGATGATAGTGACGGGAAGAGGAGAAACCGCCGCTGCCGCCGCCTCCTGGGTATATCTCCGACCCCTCCTCCGGGCCGTGGTCGTAGAGCAGCCCCTTGAAAACGTGACCGCCGATGCTTACCGCCGCCTGGTAAGCGTAGACGTCGTCCCCCTCGACCACGTGGCTCACCCGCACGCATCGGAACACCGCCGGCGCGCTCAACTCCGCCGGGAAGCTCTCCTGTAGCTCTCCAGCTGCCGGTCAAGTCAACgagatgagaaaagaaaattcaCGATAGTGGAGCGAGATATGGCAAATAGTGTTTTAGATTACAACATTGTTGATCGAACACGCTTGCATTAATGGCGGAGAGGAGACGGAGATAGGGGAGAGTAGTAATACTAGTCGGAAATTGTAGTACCAACCAAACGTGGATGCGGCTGCGATTGCAGTCGTGGGTTGCGTGCTCACCGCCGCGAGCTCCCGCTGGCGTTTGGAAGGCTCGGTGCCGTCGCAGCTGGTGAATTCCGGCTGAGGAGCGGCGGCGAGCTGCTGCTGGCGCTCGCGGCGCTTGGCGGCAGGGATCCAGGTGCTCTTGACATGTGTTGGGCAGTCAAAGCCGCGGCTTTTGCAGCAGGTGCGGCAACGGAGGTAGACGCAGTCCTTCTTCGCCTGGTTCCCGCAGTCCCGGCAGCTCACGCCGCTGAGCGGTTGGGCCTCGTCGGGGAAGACGATGGCACCACCGGGGTAGATCTGGCCGTGTTGCTGCCAAAGCTCCAACCCCCGAATCTCATACCCAGCGGCAGCGGCGTCCTCGTCCCGTCCGCCGCCGCGGGGTTCACAAAGAAACAAACCGCCTTCTGCAGTAGGCACTCCGCCGCGCGGTGGCTGACGACCGCTCCCGGCGCCgctgcctcctcctcctcctcccagaAAAAACCCTGCCATAACTCCCTCTCCCCCCGCCTTAATTATATCTGCCCATCCCTCCGAGGGATAAAGAAGGCGAAGGCAAGAAGCGGAACGGTCGGCGCCGTATGCTTTTTTTCAGCAGCAGCAGCTGCTGCTTTTTTCTCCCCGGCAGCGTGCTGCTGCTGCTTTTTTTTCTCCCCGGCAGCGTGCTGCAAGCGGCGGCGTTGCAGCAGGAGCAGACGACGCTGCCCGTCCCTTCTCTCTCTGTATATATATACAGTTATACACACACGGCTCCACTTCCCCTTCTCTGCTTTAATTCCTCCTCCTCGCCCGCTACACGCTTTGCTAGCTGCTGCGCTCTTCTCTCCGCTTGTCTTGATATCCGAAACGGAAAGAAACCAATTTGGGGGAAGAGAAAGAAATCAGAGAGTCGACAGATTCTGCTGCGACGCCGCCATGGCAACGGCTGTGGCAGCGGCCTCGAATACCGATCTATGGCTCCGCACCACCCCTTCTTGTCTCCCTTCCaatttcctctctctctctctctctctctctctcgccttCTTTCCCCAATCCCTATACCCCTCGCCCacccccttctctctctctctctctctctctctctcacacacagtCCCCCTCCCTCCGCCTCTCCGTAAGCGTGTTAGCTTTAGCGTGTCGAgcaaacattttattttatttttaaattttatccgTAATATTCTTAGTGTCACTGTTATAATGGAAAGTTAGAAGCCATAACCGAACAAGTTAGCCAATTAGTATCGtgaaatttgatttatttatttttttatgaatttaagtttgattaactttaatttaaGCTTAATTCGTATATAATTGAGCTTCCAATTCAATTTTATtactaaatttttataattttaaatttatttaaataagtttgaatactATATTAATAaagtttaattaatatatataattcatcaatttttagttttaaaattgttTATGAACACAATCCTTATTTATGTGACAAAAAGCGATTCGTTCGTCTCTAATATCCCCGTCAATCCATCCTTAGACTaatacagaggaggtaaatcacggatgactactagccattagtacaaatgactaagacatgggggaggttatgttcAGTCacaccgagtttcgaccccaagacttcATGTGACAACACcttatgtcttaaccatcgcaccgctcCGGGGGACAACACCATccttattcatgtttatatgttaagtttgtttaattaatttaacaagTTATTTAAATtcattgatttaattaatttgatatgtattgaataaatataaataaattaatattaaatatttattattattattaataagtgtttgttaaaatatttattttatctgGAGGATTCGAATGAATTTGATAAATCCAATGGTAAATAATGACGGAGACTGCATTTTATTGGTGATAAATTTGGTAATTGAGGTGGACGCAAATCCCCGTATTTAACGAACTGCATCGTCTCCGGATCATAAATTCCTTTTAAAGGACGTGCACGTGTACGCTGGCTGTTGTTGGTTGCGTACACGTAGGCCCAGTGCATGTGAAGGCCATTATAATTTTGACTAATTATCGAAATCATACTGTTTATTTTTGTTAGAGCCTGTTTAGGATTTAATGTTTACCAGCATGTGAATCCGTTAGAGATGAAGGGACAAGAGCTTCTAATTCAAAATTATCTTCTCGACATACTTACCTAACACTCGCCTTTGTTTACTTCATACAAATATACAATACAATgtttaagttttaatattttcatttgatattttccttaatttattatcataattcatctaatttctgTAGGAATAACGTAAATTAATATAAGCACAACACAATAATTAATAAGACCATTTCCAAAAATCTATGCGAAGAAAACCATATATTAATTGAAGGTTGAAagttctatcttgttgcataAATACGAACTCCTAACAGTAATTTTATCCTCGATGGATCTCAGCATGATCAAATGGTCGCACCTCTACAGTATCCATACGAACACGTTCCATCCGTCTAACAAACTCATGATTTAGAGAAGAACCAACTTTATGGTGCTAGCCACTTAGAAGGTTCAGCCAAAGAGGAATAAGGAGAAAGAAGACTAGAAGATAGCTCTTAtgaaaaatgagttcaaaatctcttttatattcttcaaggaataccaagagtctttgTCTTTTGGTATTCTTCTAATAATGATAtcaattaatctccattaatctacattatcctcttaatgagttggatttagtatattggattaaccattaactcaATAAATCATTAACCTAATAAGCATAATCATTtcataattgactcttagggctaatGCTAATAATTTCAATCctaaatcaagagacgagcccgCACGGGCTAGTGTGGGCACTCACATCGGggctaaaaaaaaatatatatatattaatatacaGCCTAGCCTAAGTAAAACAAATTATTACACAACCCTAATTAAACTTCGTCTTCACACACGTCCCACCATCCAACTTCTACACATGCCCTCGAGCATCCACGCTCCACAGCAAGATACGTTCCTACTTC contains:
- the LOC122009278 gene encoding uncharacterized protein LOC122009278 isoform X1; protein product: MAGFFLGGGGGGSGAGSGRQPPRGGVPTAEGGLFLCEPRGGGRDEDAAAAGYEIRGLELWQQHGQIYPGGAIVFPDEAQPLSGVSCRDCGNQAKKDCVYLRCRTCCKSRGFDCPTHVKSTWIPAAKRRERQQQLAAAPQPEFTSCDGTEPSKRQRELAAVSTQPTTAIAAASTFGCWRATGELPGGVERAGGVPMRAGEPRGRGGRRLRLPGGGKHRRSRFQGAALRPRPGGGVGDIPRRRRQRRFLLFPSLSSPPTRRDRLLLLPYSCGLAQRRRHQRDGDSTIRRPTARPVSGAAERVHGRHAVLPTPKQTLTHASPSIELERVIKLQFGHCIYMELKQKKREMKLQFYGCMEVNRVCRGILGEMMKKGEGLLQGT
- the LOC122009278 gene encoding protein SHORT INTERNODES-like isoform X2, with the protein product MAGFFLGGGGGGSGAGSGRQPPRGGVPTAEGGLFLCEPRGGGRDEDAAAAGYEIRGLELWQQHGQIYPGGAIVFPDEAQPLSGVSCRDCGNQAKKDCVYLRCRTCCKSRGFDCPTHVKSTWIPAAKRRERQQQLAAAPQPEFTSCDGTEPSKRQRELAAVSTQPTTAIAAASTFAGELQESFPAELSAPAVFRCVRVSHVVEGDDVYAYQAAVSIGGHVFKGLLYDHGPEEGSEIYPGGGGSGGFSSSRHYHHLQPGETGSSSSPTPAASLRDADINATATAPSVDQLLDPYPAPLSAFMAGTPFFPHQNRP